ACCAGGAGGCCAAGGAGATATGCGAGCAACTGGGCGACCAGCGGGGCAAGAGCGCCACGCTGCATGAGATGGCCTATATTTACCGTGTGCGCGGCGACCTGGATGGGGCGATGCGCCTGTACCAGGAGTCGCTGGCCATCAACGAGCAACTGGGCGACCTGCAGGGCAAGAGCGCCACGCTGCATGAGATGGCCTATATTTACTGTGTGCGCGGCGACCTGGATGGGGCGATGCGCCTGTACCAGGAGTCGCTGGCCATCAAGGAGCAACTGGGCGACCTAAGGGGCAAGAGCGCCACGCTGGCCATGATGGGACAGGTCCTCGCACTGCAGGA
This DNA window, taken from Chloroflexota bacterium, encodes the following:
- a CDS encoding tetratricopeptide repeat protein, which produces QEAKEICEQLGDQRGKSATLHEMAYIYRVRGDLDGAMRLYQESLAINEQLGDLQGKSATLHEMAYIYCVRGDLDGAMRLYQESLAIKEQLGDLRGKSATLAMMGQVLALQEQNELALRAFLEAFITLSRMGAADAVKVAEIIQDFRAQIGADAFAELWRRVTGQEELPAWLEGEQS